Below is a genomic region from Desulfuromonas sp..
CTCGCGCTCCTCTTCGTCGTCCTCTTCCCGGTCGAGGTGGGGGCTGCCCAGCCAGGAGGTCGAAGGGACGGCCCCGGGGGTCGCCGGGCTTTCGCCGTTGGCCGGCTGCCGGGTGGCCCGCGGAGCATCGAGGGGCCTGGGCGCGGAAGGAGCGTGCAATCCCCGGGGATCTTCAGGAGCGCCCCTTTCTTCCTTACCTCCGCTCTCATCAACGGGTTTGCCGGCTTCGGCCGGTGTGTCCGCCCCCCCCCCGGTCAGAGTCTGCAGGCATTCCAGAATCTCCGGGTCCTCCTGGCTCGGTGGAAGTTCCGGTCCTTCAGGTGCCCGGGGCGGACGCAGAGTTTCCTGCGACCCGGGCCTCGTGTAGGTTTCCCTCCCGGCCAAAGGTTCTTGAGCTTCATCGGCGCTTGCCGGCTTCTTGGCCGGTTGGGGCTTTTTCGCCCTCTTCGCCTTACGGGCTTGCCAGGACCTCAGAACCCGGGGAAGGGAAGACGTCTCGGGGGAATCGACGACCTCTTCCCTCTCCCCGGCGTCAACAGTCTGGACCTCTTGGGAGGTTGCGGGGGCCGGCGGGATATCATCCCCTCTCCTCTTTGAAACGCCCGGGCCGGCCTCTGTGTTCGGATCAACCTTTTTCCGCCCTTCGGTCTCCCGCTCCACGGGTTGAAGCCGGGTGGCCTTGCGCTTGATCGGTTTCAGCCTGACCTTAATGGTGTAACGGCCGATCCGTATGGCATCCAGAGGGCCCAGCAGACAGGTGGTGACCGCCTCGTCATTGACCCGGGCTAGCCCGCTTTCGGTCGGGTCATGGATAATGACCCGGGCATCCTCGACCCGAACCACCACCTGAATGTCGGCAATACGGGGATCGTGCAGAACCAAGTCGGCGCCCGGCCCCTTGCCGATGACCACCGTGGCCTTGTCGAAACAGTCCCAGCCGAGATAATCCTCTCTTTCAAAAACGAAAAACTGCGCCACAACCCCGGCAAGCGAACCGGGTCCGTCCTGGCCTCCGCCCGCCGGCTTGGCGGCCGAAGCCTCTTCTTTCTTCGCTGATGATCGGTTCATCGTCATTGCCCCGGGATAAAATCAGATTTCAGTTGCATTCGACAGAAGGGAAAGTCCTTTATCCGGCCTTCTCACCGCCGGGAAAAGCGCTCCCGGGTGGTGTCCACCACCTCGGCATCCTCCCGGATCTCCCGCCGGTAATCCCGGCGACAGTCGAGCATGCTTTGGATGTCGCTTTTCTTGCGGTTGAGCAGGTAGACCGCCCCGGACTTGATCGACTGGCCCATGACATAAGCATTGCCGAAGTCGATGCGACTGAGAAGCGCCTCCCCCTTGCCGTCTTTTCCCTCTTCGCCCCAGGCCCGATTGCCCGGCCAGGCCGGGGCCAGCAGTTGTGCGGCCAGGACCAGGGCAAGGATCGGCAGCCATCGCTTCTTCGTCGTCTCCCTCATGGCTTTCATTTCTCCAGAACCGCGAACTGCAGGTTGGGATAGCCTGCCATGCCAGCCGTTTTGATGATGCTGTTGATGGTTTTGAAGGAGTGCCGCCGGTCGCACAGAAAAAGGAGGTGGTTTTGGACCTCGTCCGGCCCCGTCTCCGCCGCCGCTTCCGCGTCGGCTTTCTCCCGGTACTCCTTGAGCCGCTGGTAAAGGCTCGATGATTGCGGCTTGTGCGAATCGAGGCCCTGAATGGTTTCCCCGTCCAGGGTGGCCACCACCTCGCCCTCCAGCTGAAGACTCGTTTGGGTCATGACCAGCTTGATGTTCTTGGTGTAATCGAGTTTGGCCGCCGACTTCGGCAACTCCAGGCTTTGGTCGAGCTGCAATGTCTCGGGGGTGCTCGAGAAGGAGACGAGGAGGAAAATCATGATGATGGTGAACATGTCCATCATCGCGGTGATTTGCAGCCTCGGCGTCACCGTCCCCTGCCTGGAGCGCCGTCCGATCTGTCCCAGTGCCATGTGCGCTCCCTACCCGACCCGCTCGGACAACACCACCTTCGGGAAGAGCGGCGTCTCCTCGGAATACCTGGCGGCATCCATGGTCTCGATGATGGCGTGGTAACGGACGCTGTCCTCCGGTATCACGATAATGGTGTCGCTCGCGGGGTATCGGCTCTTGATCTGCTCCAAGTGGCCGACCATCTGGCCAAAGGCGTATTCCTGGTCCTTCGACTTCTCGATGGTGGCATCGAGCCGCTCCAGGGTGCCGGCATCCAGTTCGTCGGCCAGGGCGGACATCTTGATGCCGCCTTCCCCCAGCTCGACGATCACCGTGACCTTGACCTTCTGCTCCGGGGCCGCCTCGCTCACCGTCTCGGCCCGAACCGGAACCGAGGTGTTGATCGCCTTGAGGTGAAGGAAGCTGGCCGACATCAGCAGGAAGGGGATCAGCACCAGGAACATGTTCATTACCGGGACCATGTCGATGTCGACGTCCTGCTCCACCTTCTGTCTTCTCCTGGCTAGCCTTGACATTCCAGGTCCTTTTCTCTTTTCAGAGCAGAGAGGGTGTTGAGCAGGCCGAGGGCCTTTTCCTCGAACTTTTCGATCAGGTGATCACCCCGGTTGTTGAGGACGTAGAACCCGACCAGGCAGGGGATGGCCACGATCAGGCCGAAAGCGGTCGTCAGCATGGCAACGGAGATACCGGCTGCGAGAATTTCCTGCTTGGCCGCTTCCGAGGCGCTGCTGACCCCCTGGAATGCGGTGATAAGACCGATGATCGTCCCAAGCAGGCCCAGCAGGGTGGAGATGTTGGCGAACATGGTCAGGTAGTTGATGCGCGCTTTGACCAGGGGGATTTCCCCCATGATCTTCTCTTCCATCGCCAGTTCGATGTCTTTATCGCGTTTGTCCGATTTCAATAATCCCGCCTTCAGAATCCGGCCCAGCGGGTGTTTTTCGATCTTGGCGCATTCTTCCAGCGCGGCACTGTAATTCAGGCTTTCAAGGGCCAATAAGATCTTTTGATAGGCCTTGTCGGTATTGAGTTTTAGCCGGAAGAACAGAAAGCTCGCTCTCTCGCAAAACAGAGCAAGAGAGATAATAGAGACCGTTAAAATTACATACATAAAAAGTCCGCCATCTTGAAAAAATGAAAACATGAAAACACCTCCTGTTGGTTTTTTGAATTCTATGTAAAAATGAACCATTCCTTCTGGTTACATACTCAGCCTTTAGGGCGTTTATGTTTATTTAGTGATTCCCAAATATCAAAACCAAACCCCTGCCTAGAGCAATTACAGTACCAGGAATGTACTTCTCATTATTTTTCAAACACATAGACAATCCTTAGATACTTTTTTCGAGAAAAAATATAGATATGTTGCCTATCAGCAACACTTTCTTTGCAGACTGCCTCTAAATTGTCGATATTTTATGTACAACAGTTGTCGCTTCAAGATTCCGAATTTTTTCGCAGCCAATTAGTATGGCCATCAAAAACAAAAAAACGACTATGAATCAATCAGGTACATATTTTTTTCATTTAAAGTTCACTATCAAAGTTTCTCCTGAAATCCGGGCCAATAGTGTCTCTATTTGGTGACAGATGATTACTAAAACCTCTTGTTTGCAGACGCGAGGCTTCAAGATCGCACAGTGGCTGTTGAACACTGGGCATTTACCGTAATACTCGTTTCAAAAACAAAAACGCCCACATTCCAGATGGAATTGGGCGCACTTATCCTTTCCTAATTTGTAATTAGGTTTTGCGGCACCCTTTTCGGTAACCCGGCCATCCAGATAGTGGACCCGTGGCTTTGCGTCACCAGATCACTCTGGCTTTGCCATTATCGAAGGGGAATATTTAGTGTTTTGTTTATAAACCTGTGATGAACAGGAGCAAAAGGAATGCCATGAAGGGGAGTCTAAAGTATAAACATCCAGAATTGTTTTGTTTTTTATTTGGCGGGGAGGGGGTTGAAAATATAGCTTGGGATTTTAAGCAGCCTATTTAGAAGATCTTGTGACAATCTATGGCGAAACGCTCCTGAATTTCACGCAGTGCTGGCGGAAGCCTTGAACTCTTTCGCAACAAAGCTTTTAATTTTAAGCTCTTAAAGGCACGGGGGAGGTTGCCTTGCTCCTCGACAAGCCCCAAACCTAGTCCCCTTTTGTCACAAGGAAGACCCTGGTCCAACGGACACGCGCACAGACCGCAGGTTCAAGGAGGAGAAATGAGTGTACGCATCTGGTCTGAATCCGCGTCTCTAAAAGCCCGAGACGCATCCACAGCCTCTGCGGTGTGTGTTTAACATCCAGGCAGGGCAAGCCTTCCGACTAACCTCCGACCGCGCCGAACCAGCCCTTAATCAGTTCCATCACACCACCGCTGCCGACCGCCGCGCTCACCAACGCCAGGACGGCCCATGCACCGATCAGAAAAACCACCGCAAATGTCAGGACAACGGAGGCCCGGAAAACAACCTTCAGGGCTCTCACCCCGATGTCCGACTTCTCCCTGACCCCGATCTCTGTCGCCGCCCGAACGCCGTGCTTATCGTTCGTTATCGCATGTTTAATGTCCGAACTCCTTTTTCGACCTGCCGGACCCGCCTTTCTTTACCTTTTCTCTTTCAACCATAACCAAAAAGATAAACTTTGTCAAAAAGCCTTTTGTTTTCATTAACTTCAGATCCCGGAACGACCTCTCCCGCGCCGTGCCCGGGCCGCCGCCCCGCCCGGCCGTCACCTACCCGGAGCGGGCGAAGACAAAGGTAATCGTTGACTTTGCGCGGACTCCGTGGTAAGCAAACGCAGGAAATCAAAGAGAGGTTTCGTGGCTATTTTCGAAAAGGGACAGGTCAAGGCGATAGAGGCTGCGCGAGCTAGCAGCGCGGCGCCCGTACGCCGCCTCTGCGCCCGGCTCCTTGCCATGTGACCCTCACCGGATCTGCTTGAACAAAGGCCATGGGCGGCGAGTCCATGGCCTTTTTCGTATCCGGAAGGCCGGGCGCCCTTGCGGCGGCTTCAATATCGGAGAGCGGGGAGAACAACCATGCGCAACAACATCGTACACATCGGTGCCGGAGAGCTCACCTACGAGATCCGGGCCATCGTCGAAATCGCCGAAAAGCTCCAGCACCTCGGGATCAAGACCAACATGGAGAATATCGGCGACCCGATTGCCAAGGGGGAGAAGATCCCCGAATGGATGAAGGCCATCGTCGCCGACCTGGCCATGAAGGACTGTTCCTACGGCTACTGCGCCACCAAGGGCCTGCTCGAGACGCGCGAGTTCCTCGCCGAAGCGAACAACAAGCGGGGCAAGGCCCAGATCACCGCCGAGGACATCATCTTCTTCAACGGCCTGGGCGACGCCATCCAGAAGGTCTACGGCCTGCTGCGCCGGGAAGCCCGGGTCATCGGCCCCTCCCCCACCTACTCCACCCACTCCTCGGGCGAGGCCTCCCACGCCGGGCAGAAGCCGGTCTCCTACCGCCTCGACCCGGACAACAACTGGTACCCCGACCTGGACGACCTGCGCCTGTCGGTGAAGTACAACCCGGCCATCTCTGGGATCCTCATCATCAATCCCGACAACCCCACCGGCGCCGTCTACCCGGAGCGCATCCTCAAGGAAATGGTCGCCATCGCCCGGGAATTCGACCTCTTCATCATCTGCGACGAGATCTACCACAACATCGTCTACAACGGCGAGGCGACCAAGCCGATCTCCGACCTGATCGGCGACGTGCCGGCCATCGCCATGAAGGGGATCAGCAAGGAACTGCCCTGGCCGGGGGCCCGCTGCGGCTGGATCGAGGTCTACAACGCCGACAAGGACCCCATGTTCCAGCGCTACATCCAGAGCATCCTCGACTCCAAGATGGTCGAGGTCTGCTCCACCACCCTGCCCCAGAAGGCGATCCCTCCGATCATGAGCCACCCCGAGTATCCGAAGTACCTCGAGGAGCGCAAGATACGCTACGAGAAGTTCTCCAACCTCGCCTACGATATCCTCAAGGAGGTCCCCGGGATCAAGGCCAACCGGACCAACGGCGCCTTCTACATGAGCGTGGTCTTCGAGCGGGGCAAGCTCACCGGCGGACAAAGCCTGCCCATCGAAAACCCCGAGGTGAAGAGCCTGGTCGAAGGGCTGGTCGGCGAGCCCGGGGTTTCCCTCGACAAGCGCTTCGTCTACTACCTGCTCGCCTCCACGGGCATCTGCGTGGTGCCCATCTCGTCCTTCTGCACCCCGGAGCTCGGTTTCCGCATCACCCTGCTGGAAAGGAACGAGAAGGAGTTCGTCCGGATCTTCAAGACCATCGGAAAAGCCATTACCGACTACCTCGGTTCCTAGCCCCTCCCCGACTCTCCCACACCGCAGGCCGGCCCCCGGGCCGGTCTGCGGATTAAACGCCCCGGAGCGATTTACCTCCCGGGGCAGAGTGATACCCTTACCGCATGACCACTCTCGTCAAGCCCAACCTGGACCGACCGGTCGCCTCGCCCCAAGATCTCGTCGACTACCTGGCACACGCTGCAAAGCCCCGGGAGCGCTGGGGCATCGGCGCCGAACTCGAAAAACTGGTGGTCGATGAGCGCACCGGCGAGGCGGCCTCCTTCGAGCAGATCGAGCGCTTTCTGGGCAGCCTGGAGCAGTCCGGTCGATGGCAGGGCATCCGGGAGGAGGGGCGCCTCATCGCCCTGGTCGGGAAGACCAGCTCCATCACCCTGGAGCCGGGCGGCCAGATGGAGCTTTCCGGCCGGCTCTGCCCCGACATCCACTGCTGCCAGGTGGACTTCGCCCGCCACATCGACCAGGTCCTGGCCACCGCAAAAACCGAGGGGCTCGCCTTTCTCGGCCTGGGGGTCCAGCCCTTTTCCCCCCTGACGGGCATCGACCTGGTCCCCAAGGAGCGCTACGGGGTGATGGCCCCCTACATGAAGCGCACCGGCGAAATGGGGCTGCGCATGATGAAGCAGACCGCCAGCCTCCAAGTCAACCTCGACTTTTCGGACGAAGCCGACTGCATCGCCAAGCTGCGCCTGTCCCTGTCCCTTGCCCCCCTGCTTTACGCCCTGTTCGCCAACTCGCCGATCCTCGAAGGGCGCCCGAGCGGCTTTCTCTCTACCCGGGGCGAGATCTGGTCGCGCACCGACCCCGACCGAACCGGTCTCATCCCCCCCCTGTTCGAGGAGGGGGCCGGCTTTGCCGCCTACGTGGACTGGGCCCTCGACGTGCCGATGTATTTTATCGCGCGCAGGGGGACGTTTCTCGACATGACGAAGGAGCGCTTCACCTTCCGCCGCTTCATGGCCGAGGGCTTCGCGGGGCACCG
It encodes:
- a CDS encoding biopolymer transporter ExbD, producing the protein MALGQIGRRSRQGTVTPRLQITAMMDMFTIIMIFLLVSFSSTPETLQLDQSLELPKSAAKLDYTKNIKLVMTQTSLQLEGEVVATLDGETIQGLDSHKPQSSSLYQRLKEYREKADAEAAAETGPDEVQNHLLFLCDRRHSFKTINSIIKTAGMAGYPNLQFAVLEK
- a CDS encoding biopolymer transporter ExbD is translated as MEQDVDIDMVPVMNMFLVLIPFLLMSASFLHLKAINTSVPVRAETVSEAAPEQKVKVTVIVELGEGGIKMSALADELDAGTLERLDATIEKSKDQEYAFGQMVGHLEQIKSRYPASDTIIVIPEDSVRYHAIIETMDAARYSEETPLFPKVVLSERVG
- a CDS encoding MotA/TolQ/ExbB proton channel family protein; amino-acid sequence: MFSFFQDGGLFMYVILTVSIISLALFCERASFLFFRLKLNTDKAYQKILLALESLNYSAALEECAKIEKHPLGRILKAGLLKSDKRDKDIELAMEEKIMGEIPLVKARINYLTMFANISTLLGLLGTIIGLITAFQGVSSASEAAKQEILAAGISVAMLTTAFGLIVAIPCLVGFYVLNNRGDHLIEKFEEKALGLLNTLSALKREKDLECQG
- a CDS encoding pyridoxal phosphate-dependent aminotransferase, producing the protein MRNNIVHIGAGELTYEIRAIVEIAEKLQHLGIKTNMENIGDPIAKGEKIPEWMKAIVADLAMKDCSYGYCATKGLLETREFLAEANNKRGKAQITAEDIIFFNGLGDAIQKVYGLLRREARVIGPSPTYSTHSSGEASHAGQKPVSYRLDPDNNWYPDLDDLRLSVKYNPAISGILIINPDNPTGAVYPERILKEMVAIAREFDLFIICDEIYHNIVYNGEATKPISDLIGDVPAIAMKGISKELPWPGARCGWIEVYNADKDPMFQRYIQSILDSKMVEVCSTTLPQKAIPPIMSHPEYPKYLEERKIRYEKFSNLAYDILKEVPGIKANRTNGAFYMSVVFERGKLTGGQSLPIENPEVKSLVEGLVGEPGVSLDKRFVYYLLASTGICVVPISSFCTPELGFRITLLERNEKEFVRIFKTIGKAITDYLGS
- a CDS encoding glutamate-cysteine ligase family protein; amino-acid sequence: MTTLVKPNLDRPVASPQDLVDYLAHAAKPRERWGIGAELEKLVVDERTGEAASFEQIERFLGSLEQSGRWQGIREEGRLIALVGKTSSITLEPGGQMELSGRLCPDIHCCQVDFARHIDQVLATAKTEGLAFLGLGVQPFSPLTGIDLVPKERYGVMAPYMKRTGEMGLRMMKQTASLQVNLDFSDEADCIAKLRLSLSLAPLLYALFANSPILEGRPSGFLSTRGEIWSRTDPDRTGLIPPLFEEGAGFAAYVDWALDVPMYFIARRGTFLDMTKERFTFRRFMAEGFAGHRPLLADWDLHLSTLFPEARLRPQIEIRSADSLLPEQTMAMAALVKGLLYGEESRQEIWALFRNQDAAERDRLWRQSWRLGLKTPMGKRTLREVALEALDIARRGLRAERKRDAGGADESIYLEGIEEIAESGVTLAERLLAQWTGSRREQLATLMAHCRFGG